In Brevibacillus brevis, a genomic segment contains:
- a CDS encoding 3'-5' exonuclease, with translation MQIIVFDLETTLTHQRDKIPEIIEIGAAKIVPGKNGVEVDTFQRYTFPAIERRITERTRKFVGLDKDNMPTFIPFRRAFSAFLEWIGEDEDFYLCSWGMDDKRLMIEHCARFGIEFGWLRNYNDIQPPISMMLADRKQMSLKDAIDAAGIVQEGRLHSALVDAIHTAHLLVKFNKDVHLVKNTPVENYNLSSSLYITCRSCKKSKYYTEFGRKSRKCQACLQQHKKQLEQAAEKAVVEQP, from the coding sequence ATGCAAATCATCGTATTTGACCTGGAAACGACTTTGACTCATCAACGCGATAAGATACCGGAAATCATCGAGATCGGGGCGGCCAAGATCGTGCCTGGCAAAAACGGGGTCGAGGTGGATACGTTTCAGCGATACACGTTTCCTGCGATCGAGCGCAGGATTACCGAGCGGACTCGCAAATTTGTCGGTTTGGACAAGGACAACATGCCGACGTTCATTCCGTTCCGCAGGGCCTTTTCCGCTTTTCTTGAGTGGATCGGGGAGGATGAGGATTTTTACTTGTGCTCGTGGGGGATGGACGACAAGCGCTTGATGATTGAGCACTGCGCTCGGTTCGGGATCGAGTTTGGCTGGCTGCGCAACTACAACGACATCCAGCCGCCCATCAGCATGATGCTGGCCGACCGCAAGCAAATGAGTCTGAAGGACGCCATCGACGCCGCGGGAATCGTGCAGGAGGGCAGGCTTCACTCCGCTCTTGTCGATGCGATACATACGGCCCATCTTTTGGTCAAATTCAACAAGGACGTGCATCTGGTGAAAAATACGCCGGTGGAAAACTACAACCTGTCCAGTTCGCTGTACATCACGTGCCGGTCTTGCAAAAAAAGCAAGTATTACACCGAGTTTGGCCGCAAGAGCCGAAAGTGCCAAGCATGCCTCCAGCAGCACAAAAAGCAGCTCGAGCAGGCGGCGGAAAAAGCAGTGGTGGAGCAGCCCTGA
- a CDS encoding amidohydrolase family protein, translating to MQKVFDSHFHIIDPKFPLIPNRGFLPEYFPFDEYAKRAKTLNIVGGAVVSASYQGYDQSYLREALKQLGAGFVGVVQLPYETTDEEIIELAEAGVRALRFNIFNGLSLSHDQLASMAKRVYELARWHVELHVASSDLEELSPIIERLPAVSIDHLGLVEEGFPGLLRLVSQGVKVKASGFGRVDFDVKKALQRIYTENPEALLFGTDLPSTRAKRPFAAEDIELIAEALGETGTKKVLYSNAHKWYMEKN from the coding sequence ATGCAAAAGGTATTTGACTCTCATTTTCATATTATTGATCCGAAGTTTCCCTTGATACCCAATCGAGGATTTCTACCGGAATATTTCCCTTTTGATGAATATGCAAAACGAGCCAAGACGCTCAATATTGTAGGTGGAGCGGTTGTTTCCGCCTCTTATCAAGGCTACGACCAATCTTATCTAAGGGAAGCTCTCAAGCAACTTGGGGCGGGTTTCGTTGGGGTGGTTCAGCTTCCCTACGAAACAACCGATGAAGAAATAATCGAGTTAGCGGAAGCAGGGGTTAGAGCGTTACGGTTCAACATCTTTAATGGACTCTCGCTTTCCCATGATCAGTTGGCATCCATGGCAAAACGAGTTTATGAATTGGCGAGATGGCATGTAGAACTACACGTTGCCTCGTCTGACCTGGAGGAATTGTCACCCATCATTGAACGTCTTCCTGCCGTATCCATCGATCACTTGGGTTTGGTAGAGGAAGGGTTTCCCGGTTTGCTTAGACTTGTCAGCCAAGGTGTAAAAGTCAAAGCTTCAGGGTTTGGAAGGGTGGATTTTGATGTCAAAAAAGCCCTGCAACGGATTTATACCGAAAACCCAGAAGCGCTTCTGTTTGGCACGGACCTTCCTTCGACAAGAGCAAAACGCCCATTCGCAGCAGAAGACATAGAGCTTATCGCTGAAGCGCTTGGAGAAACAGGCACAAAGAAAGTTCTGTATTCAAATGCCCATAAGTGGTATATGGAAAAAAACTAA
- a CDS encoding GNAT family N-acetyltransferase, with amino-acid sequence MIIKRIPKEATWELRHTVLWPNEDFSYVQMKEDEDGLHFGLYAEQRLVSVLSLFVRDGEAQFRKFATLPTEQGKGYGSMLLRHVIREAAELGATRIWCNARAAKSGFYERFGLRAKPGESFEKNGVAFCVMERPLP; translated from the coding sequence TTGATCATCAAACGAATCCCGAAAGAAGCGACGTGGGAGCTTCGGCATACCGTCCTTTGGCCAAACGAAGACTTTTCTTACGTTCAGATGAAAGAGGATGAGGACGGCCTTCACTTCGGGCTGTATGCCGAACAACGACTCGTCAGTGTCCTCTCTCTGTTTGTCCGCGACGGGGAGGCGCAATTCCGCAAGTTCGCCACCTTGCCAACCGAGCAAGGAAAAGGGTACGGGAGCATGCTGCTGCGCCACGTCATCCGGGAAGCCGCCGAGCTGGGAGCGACCCGCATCTGGTGCAACGCCAGAGCCGCCAAATCGGGCTTTTACGAGAGGTTCGGCCTGCGTGCGAAGCCGGGAGAATCGTTTGAAAAAAACGGCGTGGCCTTCTGTGTGATGGAAAGGCCGCTTCCCTGA
- a CDS encoding MraY family glycosyltransferase, translating into MVTITYALSFVLSFCIVLVLIPPLGKLAFRLDFVDKPRKDVERKIHREPIPLTASYAIFAGFAASYLLFSKESAVQTTAVLIGSMMLLVIGTIDDWYKTQGKDFSALPKMIVQVSAAVVVYLSGITFSGFYNPFSGEYILLPVWLQFILTILWIFGVTTVINFSDGMDGLAGGLSAISAGTLFVVALTKGQSTSAVMAISLIGVSLAYLRYNKPPAKIFMGDAGATFLGFILAVIALDGAFKQATLLSLFIPILALGVPIFDNLFVVTKRFLQGKPIYQADASQVHYRLLRTGLNPKQVVAFLCLISVCFSLTSIILLLLGV; encoded by the coding sequence ATGGTTACGATTACATACGCTCTCTCGTTTGTGCTGTCGTTTTGTATCGTGCTAGTGTTGATTCCCCCTCTGGGCAAGCTTGCCTTTCGTCTCGATTTCGTGGACAAGCCCCGGAAGGACGTGGAACGTAAAATACATCGCGAGCCGATCCCGTTGACCGCCAGCTACGCGATCTTCGCCGGATTTGCCGCTTCTTACCTGCTTTTTTCCAAGGAGTCTGCCGTACAGACGACGGCTGTCCTGATCGGCTCCATGATGCTGCTCGTAATCGGGACCATTGACGACTGGTACAAGACTCAAGGAAAAGACTTCTCGGCCTTGCCGAAAATGATCGTCCAGGTGTCGGCCGCTGTCGTTGTATACTTGTCGGGGATCACGTTCTCCGGCTTTTACAACCCGTTTAGCGGCGAATACATCCTGCTTCCGGTTTGGCTGCAGTTCATTCTCACTATCCTGTGGATTTTTGGCGTCACGACCGTCATCAACTTTTCCGACGGAATGGATGGACTCGCGGGAGGGCTGTCTGCGATCTCTGCCGGAACACTGTTCGTCGTAGCGTTGACCAAAGGGCAGAGCACCTCCGCCGTCATGGCGATCAGCCTGATCGGTGTATCGCTGGCCTACCTGCGCTACAACAAACCGCCCGCGAAAATCTTTATGGGAGACGCCGGAGCGACGTTCCTCGGCTTCATTCTCGCCGTGATCGCACTGGATGGAGCTTTCAAGCAGGCTACGCTGCTGTCGCTGTTCATTCCGATTTTGGCCCTCGGCGTCCCGATTTTCGACAACCTGTTTGTCGTCACCAAGCGATTTCTGCAAGGCAAGCCGATCTACCAGGCCGACGCCAGCCAGGTGCACTACCGCTTGCTGCGCACGGGACTCAATCCCAAGCAGGTCGTGGCCTTCCTGTGCCTGATCAGCGTTTGCTTCAGCCTGACCTCGATCATCTTGCTGCTGCTCGGGGTGTAA
- a CDS encoding dipeptidase, whose amino-acid sequence MSEATREQARQFHDRVHVLDGHFDLLMDVEIQRGYGRTKMIETDYLPRFAAGGVHTIVAAVYVEDAYVPEMALRKALNQVSALHAEAAESPERIVIARNVSDLRRARAEQKVSFILSLEGADPLYNDLSLLRVFYELGVRKLGLVWSRRNFAGDGSFFAPVREGKKGGLTDFGVSLIAEAEKLGMVIDVSHLNDEGFWDVMEFSEKPVIASHSNCRSLVPTMRNLTDDQIKAIALKDGLIGVNASSMFTASESARATIEALVDHVDHMKKLVGAKHIGLGLDLCDDLTKYLPLDKIAKVKEMPFDVVKTHAAMPDLTRELMKRGYKDEEIEGILGGNFLRIYEEVWK is encoded by the coding sequence ATGTCAGAAGCAACCCGAGAGCAGGCGCGGCAGTTTCATGATCGTGTCCATGTGCTGGACGGACATTTTGACCTGTTGATGGATGTGGAAATCCAGCGCGGTTACGGACGCACGAAAATGATCGAGACGGATTACTTGCCGCGCTTTGCGGCTGGCGGTGTTCACACCATCGTTGCGGCGGTGTACGTAGAGGATGCTTACGTGCCGGAGATGGCTTTGCGCAAAGCGCTGAACCAGGTCAGCGCCCTGCACGCAGAGGCGGCGGAGTCGCCGGAGCGCATCGTCATCGCCAGGAACGTCAGCGATTTGCGCCGGGCACGAGCGGAGCAAAAGGTATCCTTCATCCTGTCGCTGGAAGGGGCGGATCCGCTTTACAACGATCTTAGTCTGCTGCGCGTCTTTTACGAGCTGGGCGTCCGCAAGCTGGGACTGGTCTGGAGCAGGCGCAATTTTGCCGGAGACGGCAGCTTTTTCGCACCGGTGCGGGAGGGGAAGAAGGGCGGCCTCACCGATTTTGGCGTCAGCCTGATCGCGGAAGCGGAGAAGCTGGGGATGGTCATCGACGTAAGTCATCTGAACGACGAAGGCTTCTGGGACGTCATGGAGTTTTCCGAGAAGCCTGTGATCGCTTCGCATTCCAACTGCCGCAGCCTTGTCCCGACGATGCGGAATTTGACGGACGACCAGATCAAGGCGATCGCTCTCAAGGACGGGCTGATCGGAGTAAATGCAAGCAGCATGTTTACCGCAAGCGAAAGTGCCAGGGCGACGATCGAAGCGCTGGTCGACCACGTGGACCATATGAAAAAGCTGGTCGGTGCGAAGCATATCGGACTTGGGCTTGATTTGTGCGACGATCTGACCAAATATTTGCCCTTGGACAAAATCGCCAAGGTGAAAGAGATGCCGTTTGATGTCGTCAAGACGCATGCGGCCATGCCGGATCTTACCCGGGAACTGATGAAGCGCGGCTACAAGGACGAAGAAATCGAAGGAATCCTTGGCGGCAATTTCCTGAGGATTTACGAGGAAGTGTGGAAGTAG
- a CDS encoding RidA family protein codes for MSKVEQRLKELGYELPPVPPKMANYVSCVQTGHVVYTSGAGCYVNGSPMYHGRLGEDVTIEQGYEAAKVTALNLLAILKDELGDLDRITRIVKLFALVSSAPDFYEQPQVINGASDFFIGIFGEAGKHARSAAGTSVLPFNNPIEIEMIVEVSPA; via the coding sequence GTGTCCAAAGTGGAGCAGCGTTTGAAGGAGCTGGGGTATGAACTGCCCCCGGTCCCCCCGAAAATGGCCAATTACGTCTCGTGCGTGCAAACGGGCCATGTCGTCTATACGTCCGGAGCCGGCTGCTACGTGAACGGCAGCCCCATGTATCACGGCAGGCTGGGGGAAGACGTGACGATCGAGCAAGGCTACGAGGCGGCGAAGGTCACAGCCTTGAATTTGCTGGCGATTCTCAAGGACGAGCTTGGCGATCTGGATCGGATCACGCGGATCGTGAAGCTGTTTGCCCTTGTCTCCAGCGCTCCCGACTTTTACGAGCAGCCGCAGGTCATCAACGGGGCATCCGACTTTTTCATCGGGATTTTCGGCGAAGCGGGCAAGCATGCGCGTTCGGCTGCGGGTACGTCCGTGCTGCCCTTCAACAATCCGATTGAAATCGAGATGATTGTGGAAGTTAGCCCGGCATGA
- a CDS encoding GNAT family N-acetyltransferase, whose protein sequence is MTTGWIIEELTELNTEDANRLTKLLVDVVEDGASIGFLPPLDPHVARVYWSMVLGDHVRLWVARLNGDIVGSVQLHLVAKQNGRHRAEIAKLMVHPSSQRKGIGRSLMHAAEARAREEKRSLLVLDTREGDPSNGLYASLGYTEAGKIPDYAESADGKLDASVFYFKRLSGE, encoded by the coding sequence ATGACGACTGGTTGGATCATCGAGGAACTGACGGAATTGAACACGGAAGACGCGAACCGACTTACCAAGCTCTTGGTCGATGTCGTGGAGGACGGAGCCTCCATCGGGTTTCTGCCCCCGCTGGATCCGCACGTGGCGCGGGTGTACTGGTCGATGGTGCTGGGAGACCACGTCCGCCTGTGGGTCGCTCGCTTGAACGGGGACATCGTCGGGAGCGTCCAGTTGCATCTCGTCGCCAAGCAAAACGGACGGCACCGGGCGGAGATCGCCAAGCTGATGGTGCATCCCTCTTCCCAGCGGAAAGGAATCGGCCGTTCGCTGATGCATGCGGCCGAAGCAAGGGCAAGAGAGGAAAAGCGCAGCCTGCTGGTGCTGGATACGCGCGAAGGAGATCCATCCAACGGCTTGTACGCTTCCCTGGGTTACACCGAGGCCGGGAAGATCCCCGATTATGCGGAATCGGCCGATGGAAAGCTGGATGCCTCCGTCTTTTACTTCAAGCGACTCTCGGGTGAATGA
- a CDS encoding SLC13 family permease, whose amino-acid sequence MLATFLPENKAIHFINSRTDITLLAVVFAIAAYLLKLAEDKPKEVLARVPWNTLWLVSGVGMLIDVAVKAGTIDLLASLINNMPSILVPIAVTIIAGIMSIFSSTLGVVAPLMFPMIAGIVGPTGYSASLIAVAIIVGAQSTALAPFSTGGSLILGNSGLSEEVSRKFYNDLLYKATPLGLGFAIVATLILMFIL is encoded by the coding sequence ATGCTCGCTACTTTCCTGCCAGAAAATAAAGCGATTCATTTTATCAACTCACGTACGGACATTACCTTGCTGGCAGTGGTATTCGCAATCGCGGCTTACTTATTGAAATTGGCGGAGGACAAACCAAAAGAAGTATTGGCAAGAGTACCTTGGAATACACTATGGCTTGTTTCAGGGGTAGGTATGTTAATTGATGTTGCCGTTAAAGCAGGTACAATCGATTTATTAGCTTCTTTGATCAATAATATGCCGTCCATTCTTGTTCCGATTGCTGTGACAATCATTGCCGGCATTATGTCCATCTTCAGTAGTACTTTGGGTGTTGTAGCACCGCTTATGTTCCCTATGATTGCCGGGATCGTAGGTCCTACAGGCTACAGTGCTTCGCTGATAGCAGTTGCTATTATTGTGGGCGCCCAATCAACCGCTTTAGCGCCGTTTTCTACAGGCGGTAGTTTGATACTGGGCAACAGTGGTTTAAGCGAGGAAGTTTCCAGGAAATTCTATAATGACCTGCTTTATAAAGCGACGCCTTTAGGATTGGGATTCGCTATTGTTGCAACACTGATTTTGATGTTTATATTGTAG
- a CDS encoding PAS domain-containing protein, which translates to MNPELNPQESKKSGKSEAAMKKTHPILASYIPVVEGLAKTFGNHCEVVLHDLTDDLASSIIAIHNGHVSGRQVGSPVTNLALQALRSAKVSEEPYDLNYRNETIKGKQIKSSSIYIKDEAGVVIGSLCINIDVTHLAMAHAVLGSMMEIEDKQDERKEDENFAPTVAVLMEQMIDDCLKRTGKPIALMQKEDKIQFIRLLDEAGLFLIKGAVQHVADLLDVSKFTVYSYLDKKDGR; encoded by the coding sequence ATGAATCCGGAACTGAATCCGCAGGAATCCAAGAAGTCAGGGAAAAGCGAGGCAGCCATGAAGAAAACCCATCCGATCTTGGCGAGCTACATTCCGGTGGTCGAGGGGCTGGCCAAGACGTTCGGCAACCATTGCGAGGTCGTTCTACACGATTTGACGGACGATCTTGCCTCGTCCATTATCGCGATCCACAACGGCCACGTCAGCGGCAGGCAGGTCGGTTCACCGGTTACCAACCTGGCCCTGCAAGCGCTGCGCAGCGCCAAAGTCAGCGAGGAGCCGTACGACTTGAACTATCGCAACGAGACCATCAAAGGCAAACAGATCAAATCGAGCTCCATCTACATCAAGGATGAGGCTGGAGTAGTGATCGGGAGCCTATGCATCAATATCGACGTGACTCACCTGGCTATGGCGCACGCCGTGCTGGGCTCCATGATGGAGATCGAAGACAAGCAGGATGAGAGAAAAGAGGACGAGAACTTCGCTCCCACTGTCGCCGTTCTCATGGAACAGATGATCGACGACTGTCTCAAACGGACAGGAAAACCGATCGCCCTGATGCAAAAGGAGGACAAGATCCAGTTTATCCGTTTGCTTGATGAGGCAGGTCTCTTCCTGATCAAGGGAGCGGTGCAGCACGTCGCCGATTTGTTGGATGTATCCAAGTTCACGGTCTATAGCTATTTGGATAAAAAAGACGGGAGATGA
- a CDS encoding CocE/NonD family hydrolase: MQHHPLEEAVFGYYQSGILTAEIRYDEAGVWHRRTGWDAPQAAVGPFVQMDEGNAGYELPLTELGQKLAEWKRIDWDKEEVVYSTGGGHYRRHEQIEGVAFGERKQAWIWAVREAKQPIDLIISGNEVIAFVLTGRGDSVVLAKAGWEDVTPLKLWQDPLLSPPSHGVLHLGRHDVPMRDGVRLATEVWLPAGLREGERVPTILMRTPYGRLDGIFRRLPFVARGYALVVQDTRGREDSEGEWIPLVHEREDGDDTLDWIARQDWSDGNVGMLGGSYVGYVQWAAAASGNPHLKAILSYVTVGTPYVDIPRKGGTILGGLSWIFMMAEKRRNVAALFRDDWNEVIKVRPIKEIPQKVLGKEIPFWTKWMEHPDGDDFWAQSDWKRFADRVKVPALLVSGWYDDNGMGTSESWEIVSRNVPEHARLILGPWYHKANTTREIHDVPFGNNAIRYDLDVTQLRWFDRYLKGIDNGVDREPRVEYYMVGENEWKTSESWPPAEAQNVSLYLSSGGRANTSGGDGTLSFSVPEDDPADTYSYDPEDAAPYLLDLSENENSVPENYREVEKRSDVLVYTSEPLEEDLAIAGEISAVLYASSSARDTDWLVRLCDVDEQGNSIRLSDGIICARYRHSFEKPELLEPRQIERYEIRMTKIANVFQKGHRIRVSVTSGAENFSFPNPNTGRDLATETESIVAEQTVYHDGRYPSQIRLPVLKSPL; this comes from the coding sequence ATGCAGCACCATCCACTGGAAGAAGCAGTCTTTGGCTACTATCAATCCGGCATCCTGACGGCCGAGATCCGCTATGACGAGGCAGGAGTCTGGCACAGGCGCACGGGATGGGACGCCCCGCAGGCGGCAGTTGGCCCGTTTGTCCAGATGGACGAAGGGAATGCCGGCTATGAGCTCCCGCTTACCGAGCTGGGACAAAAGCTCGCGGAATGGAAGCGGATCGACTGGGACAAGGAGGAGGTCGTCTATTCCACTGGCGGCGGCCATTACCGTCGTCATGAGCAGATCGAGGGCGTCGCCTTCGGAGAGAGAAAGCAGGCCTGGATATGGGCAGTCCGGGAAGCCAAACAGCCCATCGACCTGATCATCTCGGGCAACGAAGTGATCGCATTCGTCCTGACCGGGCGCGGTGACAGCGTCGTCCTGGCAAAAGCGGGCTGGGAGGACGTGACTCCGCTCAAGCTGTGGCAGGATCCGCTTTTGTCCCCGCCGAGCCACGGCGTCCTGCATTTGGGAAGACACGACGTCCCGATGAGAGATGGCGTTCGCCTCGCGACAGAGGTGTGGCTGCCGGCAGGCTTGCGGGAGGGCGAGCGCGTCCCGACCATTTTGATGCGCACTCCGTACGGTCGGCTGGATGGTATTTTCCGCCGCTTACCGTTCGTAGCCCGCGGCTATGCCCTGGTCGTGCAGGACACGCGGGGACGGGAAGACTCCGAGGGAGAATGGATTCCGCTCGTCCATGAGCGAGAGGACGGCGACGACACGCTCGACTGGATCGCCCGCCAGGATTGGTCAGACGGGAATGTCGGGATGCTGGGCGGCTCGTATGTCGGCTATGTGCAATGGGCGGCTGCAGCCAGCGGCAACCCGCACCTGAAAGCGATCCTGAGCTACGTGACCGTAGGGACGCCGTACGTGGACATTCCCCGCAAAGGCGGAACGATCCTGGGCGGTCTCTCGTGGATTTTCATGATGGCGGAAAAGCGGCGAAACGTCGCCGCGCTTTTCCGCGACGACTGGAACGAGGTCATCAAGGTGCGTCCCATCAAGGAAATTCCCCAAAAAGTGCTGGGCAAGGAAATCCCGTTTTGGACGAAGTGGATGGAGCATCCGGATGGGGATGACTTCTGGGCGCAGTCCGACTGGAAGCGGTTTGCCGATCGGGTGAAGGTGCCAGCGCTGCTCGTTTCCGGCTGGTATGACGACAATGGCATGGGAACGAGCGAATCGTGGGAAATCGTCTCCCGCAATGTGCCCGAGCATGCTCGCCTCATCCTCGGACCGTGGTACCACAAGGCGAATACGACGCGGGAAATTCACGACGTGCCGTTTGGCAACAACGCGATCCGCTACGATCTGGACGTCACGCAGCTGCGCTGGTTTGACCGTTATTTGAAGGGGATAGATAACGGTGTAGACAGAGAGCCGCGGGTCGAGTACTACATGGTCGGCGAAAACGAGTGGAAGACATCGGAAAGCTGGCCGCCTGCGGAGGCCCAAAACGTCAGTTTGTACCTCAGCAGCGGCGGACGGGCCAATACGAGCGGAGGAGACGGGACCTTGTCATTCTCCGTACCGGAGGATGATCCTGCAGATACCTACTCGTACGATCCTGAGGATGCGGCCCCGTACCTGCTGGATTTGTCGGAAAACGAGAACAGCGTTCCGGAAAACTATCGGGAAGTGGAAAAGCGGTCGGACGTGCTCGTGTACACCTCGGAGCCGCTGGAGGAAGATCTGGCCATCGCCGGTGAAATTTCGGCGGTCCTGTACGCTTCCTCGTCCGCTCGAGACACGGACTGGCTGGTACGGCTGTGCGATGTGGACGAACAGGGCAATTCCATCCGCCTCTCGGACGGAATCATCTGCGCGCGCTATCGCCATTCGTTCGAGAAGCCGGAGCTGCTGGAGCCGAGACAAATCGAGCGCTACGAGATCCGGATGACCAAAATCGCCAACGTCTTTCAAAAGGGCCATCGGATTCGGGTCTCGGTCACTTCGGGGGCCGAAAACTTCTCGTTTCCAAATCCGAATACGGGAAGGGATCTGGCGACGGAGACGGAGTCGATCGTCGCGGAGCAGACGGTTTACCATGATGGGAGGTATCCGAGCCAGATCAGACTGCCAGTGCTGAAAAGCCCTCTTTAA
- a CDS encoding ATP-binding protein has protein sequence MGLAICKQLAVEMGGRICVHSTLGAGTRVEVFLPTRL, from the coding sequence ATGGGGCTTGCGATCTGCAAGCAACTGGCCGTGGAGATGGGCGGGCGCATCTGCGTTCATTCGACCCTAGGCGCCGGAACGCGCGTCGAGGTTTTCCTGCCAACCAGGCTGTAA
- a CDS encoding GntR family transcriptional regulator, whose amino-acid sequence MINDELPIPKYAQIAEHLRAKVEELTKEGKDKFLSDDELIKMFEVSRMTIRQAVQLLVKEGLLKRIQGKGTFIVRKDKLQTDIAKLDTFFQGWYLEKSFHVKLLSRGPVPCPEGVDAKLGVEPGEEVYQVKRLRLSEGIPVVIDNRYLLKKYGEQITDEEYVHYSFSHLFFNKFNMSLTEGEIEIEAVLASEEVSEILGISAGSPILYRSVDLRAKKCCVLTGTSSYRGDMYKYKSVLRLE is encoded by the coding sequence ATGATTAATGACGAGTTGCCTATTCCGAAATATGCTCAGATTGCAGAACATTTAAGGGCAAAAGTAGAAGAATTAACCAAAGAGGGAAAAGACAAATTCCTAAGCGATGATGAACTGATAAAAATGTTTGAAGTCTCTAGAATGACTATTCGTCAGGCAGTTCAATTGCTTGTAAAAGAAGGGCTTTTAAAACGGATCCAAGGAAAAGGCACATTTATCGTTCGAAAAGACAAATTACAAACCGATATTGCCAAGTTGGATACTTTCTTTCAAGGGTGGTATTTGGAAAAAAGCTTTCATGTTAAGCTGCTATCTCGGGGACCCGTACCATGTCCAGAAGGGGTAGATGCAAAATTGGGGGTAGAACCTGGAGAAGAGGTTTATCAGGTAAAGCGTTTACGTCTTTCAGAGGGGATCCCGGTTGTTATCGATAACCGTTATCTTTTAAAAAAGTATGGGGAACAAATTACGGATGAAGAATATGTTCATTATTCTTTCTCACATCTATTTTTCAATAAATTCAACATGTCGCTTACAGAAGGAGAAATTGAAATAGAAGCAGTTCTGGCTAGTGAAGAGGTTTCGGAAATTCTTGGGATTTCCGCAGGTTCCCCCATTTTGTATAGAAGTGTTGACTTACGAGCAAAAAAATGTTGCGTCCTCACAGGGACTTCTTCCTATCGTGGAGACATGTACAAATACAAATCCGTATTACGTTTAGAATAA